The following are encoded together in the Culex pipiens pallens isolate TS chromosome 1, TS_CPP_V2, whole genome shotgun sequence genome:
- the LOC128092927 gene encoding uncharacterized protein LOC128092927 — MVNKWHSHNTFFPSNKARTQTGPDARPTRWIFLLFFLFTVILRRSSHTNWPLRPTNSFDFSSFFHFFSQEDAQVCSCHPPTKLAHKLAPTPDQLVGFFFFFTFFSQEDAQVCSCHPPTKLVHKLVPTPDQLVGFFFFFTFFSQEDAQVCSCHPPTKLVHKLVPTPDQLVGFFFFFRKRMHRFAPVILRRSSHTNWPRCPTNSLDFSSFFARGCAGLLLSSSDEARTQTGPDARPTRWIFLFFSLFFARGCVGLLLSSSDEARSQSGPDARPTRWIFLLFHFFFDPSPSILFFYYIIYSNSTQKQTTLTRRTFFPC, encoded by the coding sequence ATGGTTAATAAATGGCATTCGCATAACACTTTTTTTCCATCGAACAAAGCTCGCACACAAACCGGCCCTGACGCCCGACCAACTCGATggatatttcttctttttttccttttcactGTCATCCTCCGACGAAGCTCGCACACAAACTGGCCCCTACGCCCGACAAACTCGttcgatttttcttctttttttcactttttttcgcaAGAGGATGCGCAGGTTTGCTCCTGTCATCCTCCGACGAAGCTCGCACACAAACTGGCCCCGACGCCCGACCAACTCGTtggatttttcttctttttcacttttttttcgcaagagGATGCACAGGTTTGCTCCTGTCATCCTCCGACGAAGCTCGTACACAAACTGGTCCCGACGCCCGACCAACTCGTtggatttttcttctttttcacttttttttcgcaagagGATGCACAGGTTTGCTCCTGTCATCCTCCGACGAAGCTCGTACACAAACTGGTCCCGACGCCCGACCAACTCGTtggatttttcttcttttttcgcaAGAGGATGCACAGGTTTGCTCCTGTCATCCTCCGACGAAGCTCTCACACAAACTGGCCCCGATGCCCGACCAACTCGTtggatttttcttcttttttcgcaAGAGGATGCGCAGGTTTGCTCCTGTCATCCTCCGACGAAGCTCGCACACAAACTGGCCCCGACGCCCGACCAACTCGttggatttttctttttttttccctttttttcgcAAGAGGATGCGTAGGTTTGCTCCTGTCTTCCTCCGACGAAGCTCGCTCACAAAGTGGCCCCGACGCCCGACCAACTCGTtggatttttcttctttttcactTCTTTTTTGATCCCTCGCcatcgattttatttttttattatattatatacagcaattccacacAAAaacagaccaccctaacacggcgtacgTTCTTTCCCTGCTGA